A DNA window from Porites lutea chromosome 6, jaPorLute2.1, whole genome shotgun sequence contains the following coding sequences:
- the LOC140942272 gene encoding uncharacterized protein has protein sequence MLTKEVLAAILFLMLVQSGASSTSSSVSASPSVTNSYSSTTPGSSSSASNSASPMGSSSQTYTPTTSTVTNTVTITVTNTVTSDVTSTVTHIVNQANGMTISPTAAGTWGVSPSSMLSVVWNEWKTEKETDCKEKCCDTGGLAIKQVRNCTIHQPRCNFTECMYYGPIEREISCYMACSHCMPSKGYSMAGPKLLLITAALLISIAAVRP, from the exons ATGTTGACGAAGGAGGTACTCGCTGCCATATTATTCTTAATGCTCGTCCAATCAGGCGCTAGTTCCACTTCTTCTTCTGTATCTGCTTCACCATCTGTAACCAATTCTTATTCAAGCACCACTCCCGGTTCGTCTTCAAGTGCAAGCAATTCGGCCTCTCCAATGGGATCCTCATCTCAAACATACACGCCCACTACAAGCACTGTCACCAACACTGTGACCATCACGGTGACAAACACCGTTACTAGTGATGTCACCAGTACCGTTACACATATTGTGAACCAGGCTAATGGAATGACCATATCACCAACAGCAGCTGGAACTTGGGGAGTGAGTCCTTCATCTATGTTATCTG ttgtGTGGAACGAATGGAAAACCGAAAAAGAGACCGACTGTAAAGAAAAGTGCTGTGACACAGGGGGCCTAGCTATCAAACAAGTGAGGAATTGTACAATACACCAACCACGATGTAACTTCACAGAATGTATGTATTATGGCCCAATTGAACGGGAAATCTCCTGTTACATGGCTTGCAGCCACTGTATGCCCAGTAAAG gATATAGCATGGCTGGACCAAAGCTTCTTTTAATCACCGCAGCTCTTCTTATCTCCAT